A region of the Muricauda sp. MAR_2010_75 genome:
CTCAAGCTCAAGCTCAAGTTCAGGTTTAAAACCAAAAAACAGTGAGCAATTAGGGAGAGACGGGTGGCAATACCCCCGTAACTGAAATCTGACCACTGACTACTAAGAATCCAGCTTTTCCAAAATATAATCTGGGCAACGAATAGGTTTATTGGTTTTTTTATCCATGAAGGCCAAAACCGTGTGGGCTGTAGCCAAAAGTTCTTTGGATTCGTTATAAATTTTATAATCGAACTCAATTTTGACCATTGGTTTATTTTTTAACTGGGTTTCCACGGTTATCAAATCATCATATAGTGCAGACTTTTTGTAGTCAATGTGCAACGATATTACGGGCAGCATAACCCCATTATCTTCCATGCTCTTGTAAGTGACTCCCAAGGCCCGTAACCACTCTACCCTGCCCATTTCCAAGTATTGTGCATAATTACCATGGTAAACCACACCCATTTGGTCGGTTTCTGCATAACGCACACGAAAAGAATATGAATTTAGATCCAATTTTTAACTGAAAAATTATATATTTAATGTCCTGGTTGAAATACAGACAACATGCGAAAAAAAAACAGAACATTCAATGGCAAATTGATTTTTTTTTTAAAAGATTTGTTCACATATTTGTCGCATCCAATAGGCATCTGTATACCCCCTGGATGTTTAATCTAAAACGTTGACCTAACCAACAAAAACAAGGAAAAACTTCATGAGTGTTACTGCTAATTCCGTATGGAACAACT
Encoded here:
- a CDS encoding thioesterase family protein, which produces MDLNSYSFRVRYAETDQMGVVYHGNYAQYLEMGRVEWLRALGVTYKSMEDNGVMLPVISLHIDYKKSALYDDLITVETQLKNKPMVKIEFDYKIYNESKELLATAHTVLAFMDKKTNKPIRCPDYILEKLDS